The Solibacillus sp. FSL W7-1436 genome window below encodes:
- a CDS encoding 5'-nucleotidase C-terminal domain-containing protein translates to MKKKRMYSATALAAFTAVAVGATGVMAEETIFTDVTASHPYAEGINALTSAGIVKGFGDGTFKPDATVTRGQAAKMIAGALKLDTTNVKNPNFKDINTSNQYYSQIAALVATGFVNGYEDGTFRTADKITHNQLAKILTNVSAVYPIDTTALLTESKVVFNPTKQLTRGELSSVLATMLAAAAPAPQPEPETDNYKLSIMHVNDTHGRVDSFPKLMTAVKEQRAKTPDALLLHAGDVFSGTLYFNEFQGQADLPFLNALKFDAITLGNHEFDLGSSPEGHKALADFIKASQFPVLTANVDFTKDSLFTGMFSDLVSSEPENGKIYAGMIKEVDGEKVGIFGLTTAETKDIASPGSVAFENYIDEAKKAVKAFEDKGVDKIIALTHIGFDDNPAYDNDQILAKSVPGIDIIVGGHSHTELKEPFVVDTNTVGEKKDATLIVQAKEYAGFLGTVNVEFDENGVIVKHDGELVEIGKLADDAEGLKMLAPFKEKVDAVNNAEIGLTLAEDLVNPRESDGQLVNVRNSETVLGNIITDGMLAKAKQYTDKKVVMALQNGGGIRTAIPAGNVTTGQVINVLPFGNTLALMDVTGAELKEAFEHSVRVAPGENGGFLHIAGGKLVYDSSKEEGSRVVSLQYYDEATKAYVDVADNETYTVATNAYTAKGGDSFSMFEKAYGEGRVTDLGLSDWENLKEQLLSMEEIKFTTEGRIVDTAAPKAE, encoded by the coding sequence ATGAAGAAGAAAAGAATGTATTCGGCAACAGCTTTAGCAGCATTTACGGCAGTAGCTGTAGGAGCAACAGGTGTTATGGCGGAAGAGACAATTTTTACGGATGTGACGGCTAGCCATCCATACGCGGAAGGGATCAATGCATTAACATCTGCAGGTATCGTAAAAGGATTTGGAGACGGTACATTTAAACCGGATGCAACGGTTACTCGCGGACAAGCAGCGAAAATGATTGCAGGTGCTCTTAAACTTGATACAACAAACGTAAAAAATCCTAACTTTAAAGATATTAATACGTCAAACCAGTATTACAGTCAAATAGCGGCATTAGTAGCTACTGGATTTGTAAATGGTTATGAAGACGGCACATTCCGTACAGCGGATAAAATCACGCATAATCAATTAGCTAAAATTTTAACAAACGTTTCAGCGGTATATCCGATTGATACAACGGCATTATTAACAGAGTCTAAAGTAGTGTTCAATCCTACGAAACAACTAACTCGTGGTGAACTGTCAAGCGTATTGGCAACAATGCTTGCAGCAGCTGCACCAGCACCACAGCCTGAACCAGAAACAGACAATTATAAATTATCGATCATGCATGTGAACGATACTCATGGACGTGTTGATTCATTCCCGAAATTAATGACGGCGGTTAAGGAACAACGCGCTAAAACACCGGATGCGCTTTTATTGCATGCAGGGGATGTTTTCAGCGGTACATTATACTTCAACGAATTCCAAGGACAAGCAGATCTGCCGTTTTTAAATGCCTTGAAATTTGATGCGATTACATTAGGAAACCATGAATTTGACTTAGGTTCTTCACCGGAAGGACATAAAGCATTGGCAGATTTCATTAAAGCGTCTCAATTCCCGGTTTTAACGGCGAATGTGGACTTTACAAAAGACAGCCTGTTTACAGGTATGTTCTCGGATTTAGTATCGAGCGAGCCGGAAAACGGCAAGATTTATGCTGGTATGATTAAAGAAGTAGACGGTGAAAAAGTCGGAATCTTCGGTTTAACAACAGCTGAAACGAAAGACATCGCTTCACCGGGCAGCGTGGCGTTTGAAAATTATATCGACGAAGCGAAAAAAGCGGTAAAAGCGTTTGAAGATAAAGGTGTCGATAAAATTATCGCACTTACACATATCGGATTTGACGATAACCCTGCATATGATAATGATCAAATTCTAGCAAAATCAGTGCCTGGAATTGATATTATCGTAGGCGGTCACTCACATACTGAGCTGAAAGAGCCATTCGTAGTCGATACAAACACAGTTGGCGAGAAAAAGGATGCTACATTAATCGTTCAGGCGAAAGAGTATGCTGGTTTCCTAGGTACAGTAAATGTTGAATTCGATGAAAATGGTGTCATCGTTAAACATGACGGTGAGTTAGTTGAAATCGGTAAACTTGCAGACGACGCTGAAGGTTTAAAAATGCTTGCTCCATTTAAAGAAAAAGTGGATGCGGTTAATAATGCAGAAATCGGGCTTACATTGGCTGAGGACCTGGTTAATCCTCGTGAATCAGATGGTCAACTAGTGAATGTACGTAATAGCGAAACGGTATTAGGTAATATCATTACGGACGGCATGCTGGCAAAAGCGAAACAGTATACGGATAAAAAGGTTGTAATGGCATTGCAAAATGGCGGTGGTATCCGTACAGCAATTCCTGCCGGTAATGTTACGACAGGACAAGTAATTAATGTACTGCCATTTGGTAACACACTGGCTCTTATGGATGTTACAGGAGCAGAATTAAAAGAAGCATTTGAACACTCAGTAAGAGTTGCGCCTGGAGAAAATGGAGGCTTCCTTCACATCGCTGGAGGGAAACTGGTGTATGATTCTTCAAAAGAGGAAGGTTCTCGTGTAGTTTCATTGCAATACTACGATGAAGCAACAAAAGCTTACGTAGATGTTGCGGATAACGAAACGTATACAGTAGCAACAAACGCTTATACTGCAAAAGGCGGGGACAGCTTCAGCATGTTTGAAAAAGCATATGGAGAAGGCCGTGTAACAGACTTAGGATTATCGGACTGGGAAAACTTAAAAGAACAATTACTATCAATGGAAGAAATTAAATTTACGACTGAAGGCCGCATTGTAGATACAGCTGCGCCGAAAGCAGAATAA
- a CDS encoding YxcD family protein produces MEKLTLLEQDLINAVCLFHAKFKNAAPEEVEAELMYDDVAGYSAEAFYNGQLEVYNSVNFIMALRLYIDEQLGRDSMSARITLAIDDEEGMIANVEF; encoded by the coding sequence GTGGAGAAACTAACATTACTTGAACAGGATTTAATTAATGCCGTTTGTCTGTTCCATGCAAAGTTCAAAAACGCAGCACCTGAAGAAGTGGAAGCGGAGCTGATGTATGATGATGTTGCCGGATATTCAGCGGAAGCTTTCTACAACGGACAACTGGAAGTATACAACTCTGTGAATTTCATCATGGCACTTCGTCTGTATATTGATGAGCAGCTTGGCCGTGATTCAATGTCAGCGCGTATTACACTGGCCATTGATGATGAAGAAGGCATGATTGCCAACGTAGAATTTTGA
- a CDS encoding diaminopimelate dehydrogenase, with product MSKIRIGIVGYGNLGRGVEAAIGQNGDMELVAVFTRRDPASVAIHSSNVPVYLVDDAHKYKEQIDVMILCGGSATDLPEQVPHFAQWFNTIDSYDTHAKIPEFFDAVDAVAQKSDTISIISVGWDPGLFSLNRLLGETVLPEGNTYTFWGDGLSQGHSDAVRRIEGIKNAVQYTLPIKEAVNRVRNGENPELTTREKHARECFVVLAEGADAAAIEKEIKEMPNYFADYDTTVNFITEAEFKENHQGMPHGGFVIRSGQSGESDKQIMEFSLTLESNPMFTSSVLVAYARAAYKLHAKGDKGAKTVFDIPYGLLSPKSPADLRKELL from the coding sequence ATGAGTAAAATTCGCATTGGTATTGTAGGTTACGGAAATTTAGGGCGAGGAGTGGAAGCGGCAATCGGTCAAAATGGTGACATGGAATTGGTAGCGGTGTTTACGCGTCGTGATCCTGCTTCAGTTGCTATCCACTCATCAAATGTACCGGTTTATTTGGTGGATGATGCACATAAATATAAAGAACAGATTGATGTTATGATTTTATGTGGCGGTTCTGCAACCGATTTACCTGAGCAGGTTCCGCATTTTGCGCAATGGTTCAACACGATTGACAGTTATGATACGCATGCAAAAATCCCGGAATTCTTTGATGCGGTCGACGCCGTAGCACAAAAAAGTGATACAATATCCATCATCTCGGTTGGCTGGGACCCAGGGTTATTTTCATTGAACCGTTTACTAGGTGAAACAGTTCTGCCTGAAGGAAATACATATACGTTCTGGGGCGACGGCTTAAGCCAAGGCCACTCAGACGCAGTACGACGCATTGAAGGGATAAAAAATGCAGTCCAATACACTTTGCCGATTAAAGAAGCGGTTAACCGTGTGCGCAATGGTGAAAATCCTGAGCTGACAACACGTGAAAAACATGCCCGTGAATGCTTTGTTGTATTAGCTGAAGGTGCGGATGCAGCCGCGATCGAAAAAGAAATTAAAGAGATGCCAAACTATTTTGCGGACTATGATACAACGGTGAACTTTATTACAGAAGCGGAATTTAAAGAAAATCACCAAGGGATGCCACATGGCGGGTTTGTAATCCGTTCCGGTCAATCAGGCGAATCAGACAAGCAAATTATGGAATTTTCTTTAACGCTTGAATCCAATCCGATGTTCACATCCAGTGTTCTCGTTGCCTATGCACGTGCTGCCTACAAATTGCACGCAAAAGGGGACAAAGGCGCAAAAACGGTATTCGATATTCCATACGGTTTATTATCACCAAAATCTCCAGCAGATTTGCGCAAAGAATTACTGTAA
- a CDS encoding YhdT family protein — MQDKRFKIAHKEALIGVVLVIINFAIWFGFAYGLGSGDPLEYDYVFGFPAWFFYSCIAGTIFMIIAIWLAMKLFFKDIPLEEEDEQK, encoded by the coding sequence GTGCAGGATAAGCGTTTTAAAATCGCACATAAAGAAGCACTGATCGGTGTCGTGCTTGTCATCATCAATTTTGCAATCTGGTTCGGATTTGCATATGGGCTCGGTTCCGGTGACCCTTTGGAATATGATTACGTATTCGGATTCCCGGCTTGGTTTTTCTATAGCTGTATCGCAGGAACCATTTTTATGATTATCGCAATCTGGCTTGCGATGAAACTTTTCTTCAAAGATATCCCACTTGAAGAGGAGGACGAGCAAAAATGA
- the panF gene encoding sodium/pantothenate symporter: MHWSVIIPLLLFLIIIFGIGIWANRQVRTSNSFLQEYFLGGREMGGFILAMTMMATYGSASSFIGGPGVAYNTGLGWVLLAMAQLPAGYFVLMVLGKKFAIVARRIEAITLIDFLKKRYDSHTIVILSAISIIIFLFASMTAQWVGGARLIESLTGLSYTNALLIFAVAVLAYVIIGGFRAVALTDAMQGSIMIVGTVILLIATVIAGGGVDTIMQGLVAENPNLVTPFGAEQNLTPLYVSTFWILIGLGVIGLPQIAVRAMSYKDSKSLHKAILIGTIGIGTIMFGMHLIGVFARPVMPGIEVGDKVMPLLTLEVLPPVLAGIVLAAPMAAIMSTVNALLILVSSTVVKDIYLNYINPKASDAQIKNRSFWVTSIIGIAVVIFAVKPPELLIMLNLFAFGGLESAFLWSVVFGLYWKKANKYGAISSMIVGLTLYIVIYRFAENIYGMHSVTIPIIASLITFVAVSMIAQKMKKIEDYHF; encoded by the coding sequence ATACATTGGTCGGTCATTATTCCATTACTCCTATTTTTAATTATCATTTTTGGCATCGGTATTTGGGCAAATCGCCAAGTACGTACATCGAATTCATTTTTACAGGAGTATTTTTTAGGCGGGCGCGAAATGGGCGGGTTCATCCTGGCGATGACGATGATGGCGACATATGGCAGTGCCTCAAGCTTTATCGGAGGACCGGGTGTTGCCTATAACACAGGACTTGGATGGGTTCTGTTAGCAATGGCACAGCTGCCTGCAGGTTATTTTGTATTAATGGTGCTCGGCAAGAAATTTGCGATTGTTGCACGTCGTATTGAAGCCATTACATTGATCGATTTTTTAAAGAAACGCTATGACAGCCATACGATCGTTATTTTATCGGCGATCAGCATCATCATTTTCCTTTTTGCCTCGATGACAGCGCAATGGGTAGGTGGTGCACGTCTGATTGAATCATTGACAGGGCTGTCCTATACAAATGCACTGCTCATTTTCGCGGTAGCCGTTTTGGCATATGTAATTATCGGCGGATTCCGGGCGGTCGCGTTAACGGATGCAATGCAGGGGTCCATCATGATTGTCGGTACAGTCATCCTGCTTATTGCTACGGTCATTGCCGGTGGCGGTGTTGATACGATCATGCAAGGGCTCGTTGCGGAAAATCCGAATTTAGTGACGCCGTTTGGTGCAGAACAAAATCTGACACCATTGTATGTATCAACATTTTGGATTTTAATCGGACTGGGTGTCATCGGGTTGCCTCAAATTGCAGTTCGCGCGATGAGCTACAAAGATTCGAAAAGCTTACATAAAGCGATTCTAATCGGTACAATCGGAATTGGGACAATCATGTTCGGCATGCATTTAATCGGTGTTTTTGCACGTCCGGTCATGCCGGGTATTGAAGTCGGCGATAAAGTTATGCCGTTGCTGACATTGGAAGTGCTGCCGCCGGTACTGGCAGGAATCGTACTTGCAGCACCAATGGCCGCCATTATGTCGACGGTCAATGCACTGCTTATTCTAGTAAGTTCAACAGTTGTAAAAGATATTTATTTAAACTATATCAACCCGAAAGCAAGCGATGCACAAATTAAGAACCGCAGCTTCTGGGTGACAAGCATTATCGGGATCGCGGTCGTTATTTTCGCCGTGAAACCGCCGGAGCTGTTAATCATGCTGAACCTGTTTGCGTTCGGCGGACTGGAATCAGCCTTCCTATGGAGTGTCGTATTTGGACTGTACTGGAAAAAAGCCAATAAATACGGGGCGATTAGTTCGATGATTGTCGGCCTGACACTATATATTGTCATCTACCGATTTGCGGAAAATATTTATGGTATGCATTCCGTTACAATTCCAATCATCGCATCACTTATTACATTTGTGGCAGTAAGCATGATTGCACAAAAGATGAAAAAAATAGAAGATTATCATTTCTGA
- a CDS encoding GTP cyclohydrolase II — MKKLMAILEDKIQLISRDDLQNIAVVGPVKLPIKQENLEATFQWYSWTTVGKNLTKEQVVESVPSMHLAFGQQSSVLIYGDFANQDDALIRMHSICHTGDIFGSQRCDCGYQLHESMKMIVEHGCGAIFYLADHEGRGIGLFSKSLAYLLQEEAFDTVEANHALGFEDDVRSYDDAIRVLQVLRAKPVTLITNNPKKLAALQENGLLADGHIPLWGGLTETNEQYLKTKVEKSGHIAMVEKLTV; from the coding sequence ATGAAAAAATTAATGGCTATATTAGAAGATAAAATACAGCTTATCAGTCGTGATGACCTGCAAAACATTGCAGTAGTCGGACCGGTAAAGCTACCTATAAAACAAGAAAATTTAGAAGCGACATTCCAATGGTATTCATGGACGACTGTCGGAAAAAATCTTACTAAAGAACAGGTGGTTGAGTCTGTACCGTCAATGCATCTGGCATTTGGCCAGCAGTCTTCTGTACTTATATATGGAGATTTTGCCAACCAGGACGATGCATTGATCCGCATGCATAGTATTTGTCATACAGGTGATATTTTCGGTTCACAGCGTTGTGACTGCGGCTATCAGTTGCATGAATCAATGAAAATGATTGTCGAGCATGGCTGTGGCGCGATCTTTTATTTAGCGGATCATGAAGGGCGCGGCATTGGGCTGTTTTCTAAATCATTGGCTTACCTATTACAGGAAGAAGCGTTTGATACAGTGGAAGCCAATCATGCACTCGGTTTTGAAGATGATGTCCGTTCTTATGATGATGCAATCCGCGTTTTACAAGTATTACGTGCAAAACCGGTAACACTCATCACGAACAATCCGAAAAAGCTTGCAGCGCTGCAGGAGAACGGATTACTTGCGGATGGCCATATTCCATTATGGGGCGGCCTGACGGAAACGAATGAACAGTATTTGAAAACAAAGGTAGAAAAGTCTGGACATATCGCGATGGTGGAAAAGCTAACTGTGTAA
- the ribD gene encoding bifunctional diaminohydroxyphosphoribosylaminopyrimidine deaminase/5-amino-6-(5-phosphoribosylamino)uracil reductase RibD, with amino-acid sequence MKTDQDYMQLALQLAASARGNTNPNPLVGAVIVKDGVIVGTGLHRKAGEPHAEVHAVNMAGEHTKDATIYVTLEPCSHYGKTPPCAKLLKESGFKRVVVATEDPNPEVAGRGIRLLRETGIEVEVGILQEEAQKLNERFIHNMLTERPFVVAKFAMTLDGKIATYNGHSQWITGEEARADVHELRHEADGILVGVQTVLNDNPKLTTRLKDDRQGRNPIRVVLDSTLKTPVDAHIADTTEARTIIVTSLDSAAEKAQQLERNGVEIVRVEKESSGLGIEAMLKALYKKGITHLLVEGGGNVNASFLRGGFIDQYMVYVAPKVLGGKNSITPFTGSDVETIDLASQLEFGEVTRIGEDLRIIAYPKKAGLHE; translated from the coding sequence ATGAAAACTGATCAGGACTATATGCAACTGGCGCTCCAATTAGCGGCAAGCGCCAGAGGGAATACAAATCCAAATCCGTTAGTAGGAGCCGTTATCGTAAAAGATGGCGTCATCGTCGGTACAGGACTTCACCGGAAAGCAGGGGAACCCCATGCAGAAGTACATGCGGTGAACATGGCAGGCGAGCATACAAAAGATGCGACCATTTATGTCACACTGGAACCGTGTTCGCACTACGGCAAAACACCTCCATGTGCAAAGCTGCTGAAAGAAAGCGGATTTAAACGTGTTGTTGTTGCAACGGAAGATCCAAACCCTGAAGTGGCAGGGCGCGGTATTCGTCTGTTACGTGAAACGGGAATCGAAGTGGAAGTTGGAATTCTTCAGGAGGAAGCCCAAAAACTGAATGAACGTTTTATTCATAATATGCTGACAGAGCGTCCATTTGTCGTTGCGAAATTTGCGATGACACTTGACGGCAAAATCGCGACATATAACGGTCATTCACAATGGATTACAGGTGAAGAAGCACGTGCGGATGTCCATGAATTGCGTCATGAAGCGGACGGAATATTGGTAGGTGTTCAAACGGTTTTAAATGACAACCCGAAACTGACGACACGTCTGAAGGATGATCGGCAAGGTCGTAATCCGATTCGGGTAGTTTTGGATAGTACTCTGAAAACGCCGGTAGATGCGCATATTGCGGATACGACAGAAGCTCGTACAATCATTGTTACTTCACTTGATTCAGCTGCAGAAAAGGCACAGCAGCTGGAGCGCAACGGTGTGGAGATTGTTCGGGTTGAAAAAGAATCATCAGGCTTAGGCATAGAGGCTATGTTGAAAGCTTTATATAAAAAAGGAATTACGCATCTGCTTGTTGAAGGTGGCGGCAATGTAAACGCATCATTTTTACGGGGCGGTTTTATTGACCAGTATATGGTATATGTTGCCCCGAAAGTATTGGGAGGTAAAAACTCCATTACGCCGTTTACCGGATCTGATGTGGAAACAATCGATTTGGCAAGTCAGCTAGAATTCGGTGAAGTCACTCGCATCGGGGAAGATTTGCGTATCATCGCCTATCCAAAGAAGGCTGGTTTACATGAATAA
- a CDS encoding FAD-dependent monooxygenase, giving the protein MNKKVDVCIVGGGPGGALLANILAKNNVSVLLIERTNDFAKAFRGEHLNEEGEQILKQYELFERIEQLGLLRMETLEYWMNGEKFKTIEPDPAIGHLGIHVPQAHLLQAIIEQAKGYPTFNYLLNTTVKELIQNEQGQYTAVRAKQGDADLTIEAQLIIGADGRYSTVRKLADLDVTIRDHGYDLLWARIPAPEKWTPSIKMALVDGMQISLFTQAKGFVQIGWNIEKGSYPELRKQPFIPFIEKLVKAFPQLAPVVQEHIRTWKDFVLLDVFSSTTEQWGKEGVALIGDAVHTMTPTGAYGLNSSLMDAHMLAQMLLENDEFDYVSCATARKKQIEKIQAIQIEKEQKFHEAFLVLS; this is encoded by the coding sequence ATGAATAAAAAAGTGGATGTTTGCATTGTAGGCGGTGGTCCTGGTGGTGCACTGCTTGCCAATATATTGGCGAAAAATAATGTGTCGGTTCTATTGATCGAGCGGACTAATGACTTTGCGAAGGCATTCCGCGGGGAACATTTAAATGAGGAAGGCGAGCAGATTCTTAAACAGTACGAGCTTTTTGAGCGAATTGAACAGCTCGGTTTGCTGCGCATGGAAACATTGGAATATTGGATGAACGGTGAAAAGTTTAAAACAATTGAACCGGATCCGGCTATAGGCCATTTGGGCATCCATGTTCCGCAGGCTCATCTGCTTCAGGCAATTATCGAGCAGGCAAAAGGCTATCCAACGTTTAACTACTTGTTGAATACGACGGTTAAAGAGCTTATTCAAAACGAACAAGGACAATATACTGCTGTTCGCGCCAAGCAAGGTGATGCTGATCTGACAATCGAAGCACAGCTGATCATCGGTGCGGACGGGCGCTATTCTACAGTGAGAAAATTGGCGGATTTGGATGTAACGATCCGTGATCACGGCTATGATTTGCTTTGGGCGAGAATACCGGCACCTGAAAAGTGGACGCCTTCGATTAAAATGGCGTTAGTTGATGGTATGCAAATTTCCTTGTTTACACAGGCAAAGGGATTTGTTCAAATTGGCTGGAACATCGAAAAGGGCAGCTATCCGGAATTACGCAAACAGCCGTTTATACCGTTTATAGAAAAGCTCGTAAAAGCATTTCCCCAATTGGCGCCTGTCGTACAGGAGCATATCCGGACATGGAAAGACTTTGTGCTGCTTGATGTATTCAGCAGTACGACCGAACAATGGGGAAAAGAAGGTGTCGCATTGATTGGGGATGCTGTCCATACAATGACCCCTACAGGCGCCTACGGATTAAATAGTTCGTTAATGGATGCCCATATGCTGGCACAAATGCTGCTGGAAAATGACGAATTTGATTATGTCAGCTGTGCAACGGCACGAAAAAAACAAATCGAAAAAATTCAGGCTATACAAATAGAAAAAGAGCAAAAGTTTCATGAAGCTTTTCTCGTATTAAGTTAG
- a CDS encoding 5' nucleotidase, NT5C type gives MKFGFDIDDTLIDLRRHAFHLYNKKLNKTIGEDVFDTIPTVEIHASFGLTNEEGSQMWKDTMEEIYFTDCPSFEGAKEVLNALAAEGHEIYYITSRPKGYCEQTRAWVKAQGFPVVDERFYCGMADHEKIDIIKSLELDVYVDDKPAVLNTLAGSTTKVIVKNQSYNQAVQYPRLTNWDEFNKLVGYASV, from the coding sequence ATGAAATTTGGTTTTGATATTGATGATACGTTAATCGATTTACGTCGACATGCATTCCATTTATACAATAAAAAATTGAACAAGACGATCGGCGAAGATGTTTTCGATACAATCCCGACTGTTGAAATTCACGCATCATTTGGGTTAACGAATGAAGAAGGCAGCCAAATGTGGAAAGATACGATGGAAGAAATCTATTTCACGGACTGTCCTAGCTTTGAAGGGGCAAAGGAAGTTTTAAATGCTTTGGCAGCTGAAGGACATGAAATTTATTATATAACGTCCCGTCCGAAAGGGTATTGTGAACAGACCCGTGCATGGGTAAAAGCTCAAGGATTCCCGGTGGTGGATGAACGTTTTTACTGCGGAATGGCAGACCATGAGAAAATCGATATCATTAAAAGTTTGGAACTTGACGTTTATGTAGACGATAAGCCGGCTGTTTTGAACACATTGGCGGGAAGTACAACGAAAGTCATCGTGAAAAATCAGTCGTATAATCAGGCAGTACAATATCCGCGTCTGACAAACTGGGATGAATTCAATAAACTGGTCGGTTACGCATCAGTGTAA
- a CDS encoding transcriptional regulator, translated as MITQQHYEASIHYNGIILLSAYLQRQYVYRTIQVRLNGASEEPLNKVKSMLEHTELMLNIFEESKELMDGQRNKLKSFADEVALLMQNYIKENPDLKERLAVVGSTLYSEQTMNNGIIKLGYIFKQNIGKDFPARVKFYEERTKVIDVMVQLVSEGKEIEKGMQDILNKWYDGIANQKKGIMEDLSKINEMLDFKAE; from the coding sequence ATGATAACACAACAACATTACGAAGCAAGCATTCATTACAATGGGATTATATTACTGTCGGCTTACCTGCAACGCCAGTATGTATATCGTACAATTCAAGTACGTCTGAATGGTGCAAGTGAAGAACCACTAAATAAAGTAAAAAGTATGCTGGAACATACAGAGCTGATGCTTAATATTTTTGAGGAATCCAAAGAACTGATGGATGGCCAGCGCAACAAACTTAAATCGTTTGCAGATGAAGTAGCCCTTTTGATGCAAAATTATATTAAAGAAAATCCGGATTTAAAAGAGCGTCTGGCAGTTGTCGGTTCGACGCTTTACTCGGAACAGACGATGAATAACGGAATCATTAAGCTCGGTTATATTTTCAAGCAAAATATCGGCAAAGATTTCCCGGCACGTGTCAAGTTTTATGAAGAACGTACAAAGGTTATCGATGTGATGGTACAGCTCGTATCAGAAGGAAAGGAAATCGAAAAGGGCATGCAGGACATTTTAAACAAATGGTATGACGGCATCGCCAACCAGAAAAAAGGCATTATGGAAGATCTATCGAAAATCAACGAAATGCTCGATTTTAAAGCGGAGTAA
- a CDS encoding nucleotide excision repair endonuclease, which yields MIKIEMPKPDLVIRQREQVLKPGDVEITPYFGFIDFHKITRDKGGIFFFYNEKNELLFVGKARKIRQRIKKHFEDNVSPMKNHRAEIHKIEVYEIEDPMEREIYETYAINQFQSKYNIDKVFFERA from the coding sequence TTGATTAAAATTGAAATGCCAAAACCAGATTTAGTAATTCGTCAACGCGAACAAGTGTTAAAACCAGGTGATGTGGAAATTACTCCATACTTCGGATTTATTGATTTCCATAAAATTACGCGCGACAAAGGCGGAATCTTCTTCTTCTACAACGAAAAGAATGAGCTTTTATTTGTAGGGAAAGCACGCAAAATCCGTCAGCGTATTAAAAAGCACTTCGAAGATAATGTATCACCAATGAAAAATCACCGTGCTGAAATCCACAAAATTGAAGTATATGAAATTGAAGATCCAATGGAACGTGAAATCTACGAAACATATGCGATCAATCAATTCCAGTCAAAATACAACATCGATAAAGTATTTTTCGAACGCGCATAA
- a CDS encoding DMT family transporter produces MQKFKGELLMLITAVMWGSGFVGMAKGLEHWTVFQLMAGRFLLASIILSFIFYKKLKLISKAVVWKGAILGAILFVAFALQTMGLEYTTPSKNAFLTAINVIIVPIIAYVIYKRRIDRFEFIAAGVAVVGIGFLSLQDSLTINIGDFLSILCAVGFAFDIFYTNVFVKTEDALALTIVQFYTATILSVMSVVILGEVPTTYTSQGLGIIVYLAIFCTAVAYVCQNIGMQYANPTKSAIILSTESLFGTMFSVLILNELLTGRMLVGCVLIFFAILFAEVKPTFRRKKSYV; encoded by the coding sequence ATGCAAAAATTTAAAGGTGAGCTGCTCATGCTCATCACGGCCGTAATGTGGGGAAGCGGTTTTGTAGGAATGGCAAAAGGGCTTGAACATTGGACTGTATTTCAATTGATGGCCGGAAGATTTTTATTGGCTTCCATTATTTTAAGCTTCATTTTCTATAAAAAATTAAAGCTCATTTCTAAGGCAGTAGTATGGAAAGGCGCAATTCTCGGAGCAATATTATTTGTCGCATTTGCATTACAGACAATGGGCCTGGAATATACAACACCTTCTAAAAATGCATTCCTGACAGCGATTAATGTCATTATCGTTCCCATTATCGCTTATGTCATCTACAAAAGAAGAATTGACCGGTTTGAGTTTATCGCAGCCGGTGTAGCCGTTGTTGGAATCGGGTTTTTATCGTTACAGGATTCGCTGACGATCAATATCGGTGACTTCTTATCGATTCTTTGTGCGGTCGGATTCGCTTTCGATATTTTTTACACGAATGTTTTTGTAAAAACCGAAGATGCTTTAGCACTGACGATTGTTCAGTTTTATACAGCGACTATATTGAGTGTGATGAGTGTCGTCATACTTGGGGAAGTACCGACGACGTATACTTCACAAGGCTTGGGGATCATTGTTTACTTGGCGATATTTTGTACTGCTGTTGCATATGTATGTCAAAATATCGGAATGCAATATGCAAACCCAACCAAATCCGCCATTATTTTATCGACGGAATCATTGTTCGGTACGATGTTCTCTGTGCTTATTTTAAACGAACTTCTGACAGGCCGTATGCTTGTTGGATGTGTCCTTATCTTCTTTGCGATATTGTTTGCGGAAGTCAAACCGACCTTTAGACGAAAGAAATCCTATGTTTAG